The Chaetodon trifascialis isolate fChaTrf1 chromosome 16, fChaTrf1.hap1, whole genome shotgun sequence genome includes a region encoding these proteins:
- the puraa gene encoding purine-rich element binding protein Aa, whose amino-acid sequence MADRDSGSEQGGAAMGPGFGSMHLAAGGAGSASGLQHETQELASKRVDIQNKRFYLDVKQNAKGRFLKIAEVGAGGNKSRLTLSMSVAVEFRDYLGDFIEHYAQLGPSNPGLVQDEPRRALKSEFLVRENRKYYMDLKENQRGRFLRIRQTVNRGPGLGSTQGQTIALPAQGLIEFRDALAKLIDDYGVEDEPAELPEGSSLTVDNKRFFFDVGSNKYGVFMRVSEVKPTYRNSITVPYKVWSKFGNTFSKYAEEMKKIQEKQREKRACELQQQEEMQADDGDED is encoded by the coding sequence ATGGCGGACAGAGACAGTGGAAGTGAGCAGGGAGGAGCAGCCATGGGCCCAGGCTTCGGTTCCATGCATCTAGCGGCAGGAGGGGCGGGCTCGGCTTCCGGGCTCCAGCATGAGACGCAAGAGCTGGCGTCGAAGCGGGTTGACATCCAGAACAAACGCTTCTATTTGGACGTTAAGCAGAACGCGAAAGGCCGCTTCTTAAAGATAGCAGAAGTCGGGGCCGGTGGAAACAAGAGCCGCCTCACTCTGTCCATGTCCGTGGCGGTCGAGTTCCGTGACTACTTGGGAGACTTCATCGAACATTATGCCCAGCTGGGTCCGAGCAACCCGGGACTGGTACAAGACGAGCCTAGGCGAGCGCTCAAAAGCGAGTTCTTGGTCCGAGAGAATCGGAAATACTATATGGATCTGAAAGAGAACCAGAGGGGACGGTTTCTGAGGATTCGACAGACCGTTAACCGGGGGCCCGGTTTGGGATCCACGCAAGGCCAGACGATCGCTTTGCCTGCCCAGGGACTTATTGAGTTTCGTGACGCTTTGGCTAAACTTATTGACGATTACGGTGTAGAGGACGAACCTGCAGAGTTGCCCGAAGGGTCATCATTGACTGTGGACAACAAGCGCTTTTTCTTCGACGTCGGATCCAATAAGTATGGTGTGTTCATGAGGGTAAGCGAGGTGAAGCCAACGTACCGCAACTCAATCACGGTGCCCTACAAAGTATGGTCCAAATTTGGGAATACTTTCAGTAAATATGCCGAGGAGATGAAGAAGATCCAGGAGAAGCAGCGGGAGAAAAGGGCATGCGAGCTGCAGCAACAAGAGGAGATGCAGGCGGACGATGGAGACGAGGATTGA
- the LOC139345116 gene encoding SH2 domain-containing protein 4A, translating to MLQQILKDMYIDPDVLNALNEDQKKTLFLKMRQEQVRRWKEREEKLEREGGDAECKRTKPKKANSKNVSWLLGRDGDVAVIVIGEVDELSSRFICSGFGEKKAPSLQNNTYHQTILKSRKTTEPVRTERENFPPKAQPGISLNLKGKCEETSTLLPLPVSVSEHSSPPAAEKPELNSASATEEKSVPQPSICSRPPMRASPVNVRPASANAAPGSVNTRSGLANLRLAAATPSASPSSTVKIDSGTTLPTKGGLRAQEPQRVWESHGGKDIGASEASRRAASEEAGSSGSAPTCAGRGRVAQLMKTFSAESTTAPMQTPSRGIKPPLPTKPSHLRVTTTPTVR from the exons ATGTTGCAGCAGATATTAAAGGACATGTACATCGACCCTGATGTGCTGAATGCTCTAAACGAGGATCAGAAAAAGACTCTGTTCCTGAAAATGCGCCAGGAGCAGGTGAGGCGCTGGAAAGAGCGGGAGGAGAAactggagagagaagggggagatgCTGAGTGCAAGaggacaaaaccaaaaaaag cCAACAGCAAGAATGTGAGCTGGCTGCTCGGCCGGGATGGAGACGTGGCCGTCATCGTGATCGGGGAGGTGGATGAGCTGAGCTCCAGATTCATCTGCTCAGGATTTGGAGAAAAGAAGGCGCCGAGTCTTCAGAACAACACATA CCATCAGACCATCCTGAAGAGCAGAAAAACCACAGAACCCGTCAGAACCGAGAGAGAGAACTTCCCTCCTAAAGCACAACCTGGAATCTCACTGAATTTAAAG GGGAAATGTGAGGAGACGAGCACTTTACTCCCTCTGCCG GTGTCAGTGAGCGAGCATTCATCAcccccagcagcagaaaag CCCGAGCTGAATTCAGCCAGTGCGACTGAGGAGAAGTCAGTTCCCCAGCCCTCCATCTGCTCCAGGCCTCCCATGAGAGCTAGCCCTGTCAATGTGAGACCAGCTTCTGCAAATGCAGCGCCAGGCTCTGTCAACACAAGATCCGGCCTCGCAAATCTGAGGCTGGCCGCCGCCACACCATCAGCTTCCCCCAGCAGCACTGTCAAAATAGACTCTGGAACAACGTTACCTACCAAAGGTGGCCTGCGCGCACAGGAACCTCAGAGAGTCTGGGAATCACACGGTGGGAAAG ATATTGGTGCATCAGAAGCGTCTCGGAGGGCTGCCTCAGAGGAGGCCGGGTCATCAGGGAGCGCACCAACCTGCGCAGGGCGTGGCCGGGTGGCTCAGCTGATGAAAACCTTTAGCGCCGAAAGCACTACAGCCCCCATGCAGACCCCCTCTCGCGGCATCAAGCCTCCTCTCCCCACCAAGCCGAGCCACTTGCGTGTAACGACCACACCTACTGTGAGGTAA